The Streptomyces armeniacus genomic interval CGCTGTTCTCCGCACTCGACGCCTACCTCGACGGCACAAACCGCGGGTGAGGCCTCCTCCCGAGGGGTCCGAGACGTGTCTCGGGCCCCTGGAGTTGTGACGGGGCATGAATGAGGGGCGTCAGCTTGACCTGGACAAGTTGACGCCCCGGTTCAGTTCGCTCGCCTTGTGATCGGCAGATTGTGTCGGCGCAAGTCAATGGGTTGAGTCGGTTCTTTCCATGTCACACGACTCGGTTCGAGCGGGCTGCTTCGGTCTCTGTGGCCATGCGCTCCGTCGTTCCGAATGGCATCATCCCCGCTCGTGAGCGAATTCATGCCACATTCATAGCTCTCAGCACGGATTAAGGATCCAGTTGATTGAGTGCTTCTGCCACCTCGGTGAGCAGGTCTTCATCCGTCAGGTCCCCTGGCTCTTGCAACTCAGGAGAAAATGAGTAGTCCTCAATGGCGTAGAATACGCGGTCCAAGGCATCTTCGAGAGGGGTTGTGACTCGCTCTCCCTGTTCCATGGCTCGGCGCCTGGCACCTTGCCATTCCTGTGCGAATTCCGGTGCGGTGATTTCACCACTCGCCATGGATTGCATGAGGCGAAGCTGCTCGTGGGTGGAACTTCCAGGTTCAACTGCCGACTTGGACGACCAAGCAAATGACCGTGGTGTATAGAGGTCTGCGACATGGCGAATCTCTGGCAGAGGTGACCCTACTCTGCTTGCATATCGCCGAAATCGGGCACGAGCTTCGTCGACGCCCTCGGCGAGCGCACCGCTCAAGTAGTCAGCGGAGCCAGCGATAAGTGCATAACCTTGTTGAGTTACGAGAATAGCGCCTTCAAGATTTGAGGCCGCCATGATGCACGGATCATTAATCCCGTTCGTCGCATCCGCCATCACGTCGCGTGAGACCGAAGTGAGGACGATCTCCTCATCGGCCTTTCCGGGGGCGAGGTCCGCGAGGTAGATTCCGTGCGCGGCTGCTTCTTTGCTGCCCGAGACCGCCCGGTCAATCAATTCACGACCGACTCCAGTATTTGCTGGCACCGGGGCTACCTGCTTACTCGCAGCGTCAATCCACGAATCCCTGTACTTCCCCGGCCCGGCGAGAATCTCGTCGCGGAGTTCGCCGTTGGTTCGAAAACGCACAGATTCCCCCTAAAAGAGAAAGCCCTCGTCGATGATTCGGGTGAACTGTCGATCCCTCAGCTTCCATGCTGACCAGAATCTTCCGTCCGCGTGCAGCATGACCATCTTCTGTGAACTCGGATCAATGAATCCAATAGCTTGCCCCTGGTTTCTGTAGTCAAATCTATAGATCTTCGTTCCTTCCTTGGTCATGTGATCTCGCATGGCTTGCTCAAATTGCTTCATGTTTGGACCGTTGAGGTTGCCGGGGGACTTCAGGAAGTCTCGCGCATGGGCATGGTACTTCTTGCTCATGACTTTCTGACTGGAAAAGTCCGCCTTCCTTTCCCAGCCGCCCCGGGGGCACGGCGCCAATCCGAGCTGGTCGGTCTCCTCGTGGGGGTTGGTGACGTAGGTGTGGGGGTTGGGGGGGGAGGCGGCTGACGCACGTTCCTCTGCCGGGTGCGACCGCCGCTGACCGGGCGCGGCTGTTTCGCGGCCCCGCCCGGCGGCCTCGTCGCCTCGATCCCGTCCCCCAACCTCCCACCAACCTCCAGCGCCTTGTCACGGACGCCCCTTTGGCACCTGTGGCCTACGGATGGCCTACGGAGCGACCCGTGACCCGTGACCCGTGCCCCGTGATCCGCGGTCAGCAGCCGGTGACGGGGCGGGTCCTGCGTACGGTCAGCCGTGCGCCTCGGCGGTCGTGCCGCTGGACGAGGCGCCGGACCCCGCACCGTCCGCGGTGCCCGCAGCGCTCGTGCCGTCCCCGCTGCCCGGTCCACCGGCACCGTCCGCACCACCAGTACCGCCCGTACCGCCCGTGCCGCCCGAACCGTCCCTGCCCGTACCGCCCTTCGGAGCGGCACCGCCCTTCGGTCCCGTCGTACCCTTCGACCAGCCGAAGCGCCGCGCCAGCGGCTCCGTCCAGCGGGCCGTCAGCGGCCCGAGGATGACCAGGATCAGCACGTACGCCGTGGCCAGCGGCCCGATCCGGGGCTCCACGCCGACCGCCAGCCCGGCGATGACGATGGAGAACTCGCCGCGCGCCACGAGGGTTCCGCCCGCCCGCCAGCGCCCCTTCGTACCGATGCCCGCGCGCCTCGCCGCGTACCAGCCCGTGGCGACCTTCGTGCCCACCGAGACGACCGCCAGGATCAGCGCGGGCAGCAGGACGGGCGGGATGTCGCCGGGGACGGTGCTCAGCCCGAAGAAGACGAAGAAGACCGCCGCGAACAGGTCGCGCAGCGGCGTCAGCAGGTTGAACGCGCCCTCCGCGACCTCGCCCGACAGCGCGATGCCGACGAGGAACGCCCCGACCGCCGCCGAGACCTGCAGGTCCTGAGCGACGCCCGCGACCAGCAGCGTGAGCCCCAGGACGACGAGCAGCAGCATCTCCGGGTTGTCCGACGAGACGGCCTTGCTGATGATCCGCCCGTGCCGCAGCGCGACGTAGAGCACGACGCAGACGGTGCCCAGCGAGATCAGTACGGTGAGGCTGCCGCCCGCCAGGCTCACTCCGGCCAGCAGCGCCGTGAGGATCGGCAGGTAGACGGCCATGGCCAGGTCCTCGAGGACGAGGACGCCGAGTATGACGGGGGTTTCGCGGTTGCCGAGCCGTCCCAGGTCGCCCAGCACCTTCGCGATCACGCCGGAGGACGAGATCCAGGTGACGCCGGCGAGCGCGACCGCGGCCACCGGCCCCCAGCCCAGCATGAGCGCGGCGACGGCGCCGGGCACGGCGTTCAGGGCGAAGTCGACTGCGCCTGAGGGGTATTGCGTCTTGAGCGTCGTCACCAGTTCGGAAGCGCTGTACTCCAGCCCGAGGAGAAGCAGCAGCAGGATGACGCCGATCTCCGCGCCGGTCGCGATGAACTCCTCGCTCGCCCCCATCGGAAGCAGGCCGCCGTGGCCGAACGCGAGCCCTGCCAGCAGATAGAGCGGAATCGGCGAGAACCCGAAGCGCACGGCGAACCGGCCGAGGATGCCCAGGCCGAGGATGACTGCACCGAGTTCGATGAGCAGGGCGGTGGTGTCGTGCACGGGCTTCTATCCTCCGGCGATCAGTTCGGCGACGGCGTCCACGCCCTCGCGGGTCCCGACGACGACGAGGACGTCGCCGGTGGCGAAACGGAAGTCGGGGGTGGGTGACGGTTCCGCGGACGTACGGCGCAGGACGGCGACGATCGACGCACCGGTGCGGGACCGTACCTGTGTGTCACCGAGTGTGCGTCCGCTGTACGGCGACTTGGACGTCACCGGGATGTGCTCGGTGACGAGGTCGATCTCGACGTGCTGGGAGAGGTGGGCCACCGGGTCGGGCGTGAGGAGCTGGGCCAGCGCGGTCGCCTCGTGCGGCGCGAGCGGCGCGGCGTCCTTGCAGGCGTCGTCGTCTTCGGGGTCGTGGAAGGCGATGATCCGGCGGCCGTCCTGGTGCGCGACCACGGAGAGATGGTGCCCCGCGTCGGTGGTGAGGTCGTAGCGGGCGCCGACCCCGGGCAGGCTGGTTTTACGGGGGTGGGCGGTGCGCTCCATACGGGGCTCCAAGTGGACGTGGCTGTTCGCTGTTCCGTTGAACGTTCCTGCACCGGGCTCCCGGCCCGTACGGCGGGGTCGGCACAGGGGCCCGTACGCACAGGTCCGTACGGTTCCGCGGACCGCGCCGCTGCGACCGGCCACGACCGGCCGCGACCGCAGTGACCAGCCGTTACGAGGCCGCGAGGACGGCGCGAAGCCGCCGCAACGGTGCCGCGTCACACCTGCCCCGGAACGGCCCCCGACCCCCCGCCGCGCGCACCGCACAGCGCGTGCGGAACCCGTTGCTTGACCAGTACATTACCTGGCGGCAGACGGGACAATTACGGCCAGAGCCCGCCATCGAGGACGAAAATCCCCGTGAATTCCCCGCATCCTTTCGCGGTCCGGGCGCGTCTTCCCGTAGGTGAGCAGCCTTCGCGGCCCCCTGTCGGCGGTCATAGGTGTGACGCCTGGTTTGGCGGTTGTATCGACAAGTGTCAACATAGATTCATGCCGAACGTGACGGAACCGCCGACCGCCGAGACCGCCGTCCCCTGCTGCCCGCCCCTGACCACGCCGGGCCTGTCGCCCGCGGACGCGGCGACGATGGCGGCGATGTTCAAGGCGCTGTCCGACCCCGCCCGCGTGCTCCTGTTCTCGCGAGTGGCGTCGCACCCGGGCGGCGAGGCGTGCGTGTGCGATCTGGGCGATGTCGGCGTCTCCCAGCCGACGGTCTCGCACCACCTCAAGAAGCTGCGCCAGGCCGGACTGCTGACCTCCGAGCGGCGCGGTACGTGGGTGTACTACCGGGTGGCGCCCGGCGTGCTGGCGGCGATGGGCGCGATGCTCGCGGAACGTGCCGGTCCGGCACGTGAGCCGTCGACGTGCAACCAGATGTCCGCGGAGACGGCACCCGAACTGCCGGCCGTAGACCAGGACGTGGGCGCGGGCAAGCCTGCGCGCGCGCCCGGGCACAGATCCGCGCCCGCGCCCGGCCGCACGCCGGGGCAGGTGCCCGAGCCCACGCCGTAGCCCGGCGCTCACGCGCGGCGCGTCCGCGGTTCACCCGGCCCGCGCCCCTCGCCCGGTCACTCCGGTGCATCAGCACCGCTCGCCTACCCGCCCGTACGGGACTTCGCTGGAGGAACCGCGTTCGCACCCCGGCGACCGGCGAGTCAAGGAGTCCCGGCATGACCGCAGCGGGCGGACTCGCGCTGACGCTCATCGGCGCGATCCTCAAGTACGCCGTCACCTGGCAGAGTCCGTGGATCGACGTTCAGGTCCTCGGCACGATACTCATATGCGGCGGCCTCCTCGGCCTCGCTCTCGCGGCCCTGCGCGCCGGAGCCCGGCGCCGCGCCGCGGCGTATCCGTACGGGCGCGCCTCTCCCCCGTACGAGGATCCGCGCCTGTACGACGGGCGCGTGTGCGACGAGCGCTATTACGACGATGCCGACGCCGACGCCGGCGAACCGTTCGCACCCCGCGACCCGTTCACCCCGTTCGACCCGCACGACGTGCGCGACACCCGCGACGCCCACTGGTGAGCGGCGACCGCCCGCGCGCCCCCGAGACCCGCCCCGCCGGCGCGCGTAACCGCTCCGCCGGAGCCCGGAACGGCTCAGGCCTCGTGCGTGTGCAGGTGGTAGAAGACCACCGGTGTCACTCCCGCCGCGATGCCGAGCCCGAGCACCGACGACCAGAGAATGCTGGGCCCGGTCAGGCTGGAGAGGTAGCCGATGGCGCAGCCGAACGCCGCGCCGTACGCGGCCGCCCGCACCTCCGCCACCAGGGGCCGCCGCAGCCTGCCGAGCGCGAAGGCGACCACGGCTGCCGCCGCGCCCGCCACCAGCCCGGTCACCGTCGCCTCGGTGGTGAACCGTTCGTCGCGCGCCAGGAACCAGGCGTACGCGCCGTACGCGATCCCGATCAGCAGCGGGACCGTCCAGCGCGCCGTACGGTGCTGCGCCCGCGTACGCGCCGGAGCGGCGCCCGTACGCTCGCCTGCCCGTACGCCCCGCTCGTCCCGCCCGCCCGCGGCGACGTCCGTACGGGCGTCCGTACGCCTCCGTGCGGGGACCTCCGTACGCGCCGCCACGCGGGCGGCCGTACGTGCGCTGAAGCGCGGGCGGTGGCCGGGCCTGTGTGCGTGCGCGTGCATGACGGGCTCCTCTCGTCGTCCCCGCCTCTACCAGGGCACACCCGCGCCCGCCCCCCGGCAACTCGCACACCGCCCCCTCTCACCTATACACACCTCACGCCGCCGCCGCACTATCCCGTGTATTCTTCGGTGTTCACCGTTTCCCTCTCCAACCTCACTAGCTCACGCATATCACTCTCTGAAGTCCTACCATATCGGCGCACGCCGTCGACGAACCACAGGACTTCGTCGGAAGCGTAAGATGTGGATAAGAGACAACCCCACCACCGAGCCCAGCCCGCACGATCAAGCCCGTCCGGCGTTTGCGGACGGCCGCGCGGTGTCACCGGCCTGGGTGGCAGGTGACCCCTGGGTCACCCGGATGAGGGCGCTCCCGGCAACCGTCGTGTCGACCACGCTGCAAGAACCTCTCGAATGGCCGGACGCGACCTTGGCCAAGGGCGACGCCGTGGAAGTCGTCGCCCGGCTCAAGGAGGAGTCCGAGGTCCCGTTGCGCTCGCACGGCAGCGTGTCGATGAACCGGGCGCTGATGGCCGCCGGTCTGGTCGACCGCCTCCAGCTGACGATCTTCCCTGTGATCACCGGTCAGACCGGAGCGCACCCGATCTTCCAGGACGCGGCCGACTTCGACCTCGAGCTGATCGGGAGCCGGACGTTCGACGGCGGCATCCAGGAGCTCGTCTACCAGCCCGCGCTGCATGTCTGAGCAGCCCTTCAGCCGAACTGAACCGACCGTTTCGCCAGGCCGCCCCAGAACCCGTCGATCACCGACCGCTGCGTGTCCAGTTCGGACTCCGCCGCGCCCAGCGCGACGAACAGGGGGGCGAAGTGCTCCGAGCGCGGGTGGGCGATGAGGCCGCCCGGCGCCTTGTGCGTGAAGTCGAGCAGCGCGTCGACGTCGCCGCGCTCCAGCGCCTCGCGCCCCCACGCGTCGAACTCCCGCGACCAGCCCGGTGCTTCGTCCGGGCCGGAGCCCCAGGTCAGCCCGCGCAGGTTGTGGGTGAAGAAGCCGCTGCCCACGACCAGTACGCCCGCGTCCCGCAGCGGCGCGAGCCGCCGCCCGAGGCGCATGAGGCCCGCGGGCTCCAGCGTCGGCATGGACAGTTGCAGCACGGGCACGTCCGCGTCCGGGTACATCTCGACCAGCGGGACGTACGCCCCGTGGTCCAGGCCGCGTTGGGGCGCGTCGCGTACGGGGGTCACGGGCGCGCCGAGCAGGCCCCGTACCTGCTCGGCCAGTTGAGGGGCGCCGGGTGCCGGGTAGGTCACCTGGTAGTAGTGCTCGGGGAAGCCCCAGAAGTCGTACACCAGCGGCACCGTACGGGTGGCGGACAGGGTGACCGGCGCCGACTCCCAGTGTGCGGAGACCATCAGGATCGCCCGGGGGCGGGGCAGCGCGGCTGCCCACTCGGCCAGCTGGCCTGTCCACAGCGCGTCGTCCGCGAGGGGCGGCGCGCCGTGGCTCAGATACAGCACCGGCATGCGGGCGGGGGCAGGCGTGCCACTGCCCACGCCGCCGCTCGCAGCCGTGCTCGTGTTCGCGGTCGTGCTCGTGCTCGTGCTCGTGCTCGTACGGTTCGTGCTCGTGCCGTCGGTGCTCAAGGCCCGTACCTCGGTGATCGGTTGGGACGTACGCGGGCGGGTGCCGGTCAGTCGCGCAGGAGCAGTACGACGCCGGCGGTGACCAGGGCGAGGATCACTGCCCCGATGCCGTGGGTGATGCGGTGCCGGCGGAGGCCGGGCACGAAGTAGTCGGCGGCGTACCGGCCGGACCCGGTGAGGGTCACCGCGGCGGCGCCGGCGATGAGCAGCAGCTCGTACTCGACACCGGCCGGGGCGAAGAAGCCGTCGCCCCACTTCACGGCGAGCGCGTTGAGCATCGTGCCGAGCACGGCGGCGCCCGCGAGCGGGGTGAGCAGCCCGACGGCCAGCGCGAGCCCGCCGAAGGTCTCGGTCACTCCGGCGACGAAGGCCATCGTCTCGCCGGCCGGGTAGCCGACGGAGGTGAAGAACTGGCCGGTGCCCTCGAGCCCGGGTCCGTCGAACCAGCCGAACAGCTTCTGCGACCCGTGCGCGGCCATGATCAGCCCGAGTGCGATACGGAGCAGCAGCAGCCCGAGGTCGGTCGCGTGCGGCGGCTGGGGGCCGGAGTCGGGGGAGTACGGCTGGGGAGCGGTGGTGGTGGCGTGGGGGGACGTCATGTGGCGGTGCCTCCTACGTCGTTGCGGCTGTGGAAGGTGTGAAAGGTGAGAGGGGTATGGAAGGTGCGAAAGGCGGGTGATGCGGGGCGGTGCGGACCGTGCGCGAGGTGCGCGTGGCGGCACGCGGATCGAACGCAGATCGTTGGCCCGCACACGCATCGTTCAAATTCGAACTATCTCGGCCGAGCGTAGCGGCTGGTTCGAATTTGAACAACCGCGTAGGATGGCCGTATGACGGAGACCAGGTGGCTGGACGAACGTGAGATGGCGGCCTGGACGGGCTTTCTGCAGGCGAGCAACCGGGTCGCCCGCCATCTGGAACACCAGCTCAAGGAGGACGCGGGGCTGTCGCACCCGCAGTACGAGATCCTCGTGTGGCTCTCCGCCGCGCCCGACGGCGAGATCCGTATGACGGAGCTGGCGGAGCGGCTGATCACCTCGAAGAGCGGGCTGACGTACCAGGTGGGCCAGTTGGAGAAGCGCGGCCTCGTACGCCGCCGCTCGTGCCCGACCGACGTACGCGGCGTGCTGGCGGTCCTCACCCCCGAGGGACGGCAAGTGCTGGAGGAGGCGGCGCCCGGCCACGTGGCGGCCGTACGGGAGTCGCTCATCGACGTCCTCGACCGCGACGAGCTGGCCGTGATCGCCGAGGCCCTGGGCCGGGTCGGCAGCCGTCTGGGCGGCTAGCCCGGCCAGGGCGGCCACGGGGTCGGGGTCGGCCGACCGGCCCGGGTGAAGCTAACGCGGCACGAAGCGGTCGACCAGCAGCGTGAGGCGGTCGGCGGCGTGAGCGGCGGGGAGGCGGCCGCCGCGGGTGAGGGTGACCAGCCCGTGCAGCGTGGCCCAGAACACTTCGGTGACCAGCCCCGATGCGCCGCCTTGCGCGTGGCCGGCGAGCGGGCGGTCGATGGCATCGAAGGCGGCGCGCATCGGTGCGGGTGTGTCCTCGTCGGCGAAGAGGAGGCCGTTGTCGAGGCTGAACATCGCGTCGTACAGGGCCGGGTTGCGCGCGGCGAAGTCGGTGTAGGCGCGGGCGACCGCCGTCACCGCCTGCCGCCCGGTGGCTCCGTCCGGCGCGGCGGCGCGCAGTGCTTCGGCCAGTTCGGCGAATCCCTCCAGTGCTACCGCCCCGACGATCTCCTTCTTGCCGCGGAAGTGGCTGTAGAGCACGGGCTGGCTGTACTCGATCTGTTCGGCGAGCCGGCGCGTGGTCACGGCGTCCCAGCCGCGGGCCTCCGCGAGCTCGCGGGCCGTGGCGACGATCAGCCTGTGGCGGCTGGCCCGCTCGCGTTCCTTGCGTTCACGTACCGACATGACCCCGATGCTAGCAGTGCTAGACATTATGGCAGTGACACGCCTAGCATCGAATCAGAATCTAGCGCTGCTAGATCTGACTCTCTGGAGGGGACATGCAGGACTCACTGGGCGTTGTCACCGTCGTCGTGGTCGGGCTGATGGTGGGCGTGGAGTTCGCGGTGGCGGTCTTCGTCAATCCGATCCTGGACCGCCTCCCGGACGACGCCACACTCGCGGCGCGCAGCGACGGCGGCCGCGTTCTCGGCCGGGTCATGCCGGTCTGGTACATCTGTTCGGTCGTCCTGGGCGGGGCGTGGACCGCGATGGCATGGGGCGGCGCGGGCGCGTCACCGGCGGCCGCGGGCACGGCGCTGCTCCTGGTGAGCGTGGCGATGTCGCTCGCACTGCTGGTGCCGATCAACTCCCGGGCCATCACATGGACCCCTGACAGCGCCCCCGCCGACTGGAAGGAGCAGGCGCACCGCTGGGACCGGTACCACTACGTCCGGGTGGCCGTCATCGTCCTGGCCTTCGCCCTCTACGCCGTGGCCCTCGCCTAGTGCGCGGCGGCCAGCGCTGTCCGCCGGGGCCGCGAGGCCTGGTGTCCGCCGTCATGGTGCGCCCATGAGCAATCAACTCCTGGCTGAAGCACACCGGTTCCTGGACTGGGCGCGGGAGCAGGGCGCTCAACTCGACGGCACCGACGAGAGCGTCTGGTACATCCAGGGCGTTCTCGAATCGATGGCGGAGGATCCCGACGAGGAGCCGTCGCTGCGGGCGGTCAAGTGCCTGGCGTACTCGGTCTGCCTGGCCGAGCTGCTGGCCGATACCTGCCAGGGCGTCCGATGCGTCATCGACGGGGAGGGCATGAACCTGCGCGATGTGCTCGCCGCGAGGGAGGCGGGGCCGTGCAGTTCACGCTGTCGTGGGTGCAGAACTGCGTCGACGATCCACGGGCTGACAACATCGGCTTCAAGTTCGCCGGGACGCTCAAGGACTTCGGTGAGGAAGCGCGTGCGGCGGACCTGTACCGCGCACTGGACGAAGCACGACGCGTGTAGTGATCTCTGCCGGTGAGGGGGAACGGCCGGGCGGCTGAACAGCGTCGTCCGGCTGCGGTGGCGGGGCGGGGGTCCACCGCGTCCGGCGACGCCACCAGGCCGCGCCCGCACCGCCCCGTACGCCCGCACCCGCCCGTACGACGCCCGCAGAGAGGCCCCGATGACACCCGCAGAGTTCACCGCCGCGCTCCGTGCCCGCCAGCGGCTGATCGGCTACTGGTCGCTGCTCGACTCGCCGGTCGCCGCCGAGCGTCTGGCCGGTGTCGGCTACGACTACCTCGCCTTCGACGCCCAGCACGGCCTGTTCGGCTACCAGGGCATGCTGGGCAATCTGCTGGCCACCGACACCAAGGGCAGCACGGCCGTCGGCGTGGTCCGCGTCGAGGCCAACGACCTGACGTACATCGGCCGCGCCCTCGACGCGGGCGCCACCGCCGTCATCGTGCCCCTCGTCGACACCGCGCGGGACGCCGCCGACGCCGTCGCCGCCGTGCGCTACCCGCCGCACGGCCGCCGCTCGTACGGCCCGATGCGGGCCCAGCTCCGCATCGGGCCCGACCCCGCCGACACGCACGAGCAGACCGCCGTCCTCGCGATGATCGAGACCGCCGACGGGCTCGCGAACGTCGAGGAGATCTGCGCGGCCCCCGGCCTGGACGGCATCTACGTCGGCCCCTCCGACCTGCGGCTGGCCATCGGCGGCGGCACGTCCACCGACCCGGCCGTGGCGGAGGCGTTCGAGGCGGCGCTCACCCGTATCCGTACGGCCGCCGCGGACGCCGGCATCGCGGCGGGGATCCACACCCCCGACGGCGCGAGCGCCGCACGGCGGCTCGCCGAGGGCTTCACGTTCGCCAGCGTCGCGTGCGACGTGGTCCACCTCCAGCAGGCCGCCGCCGGGCACCTGCGGGCAGCGCGGGAACAGGCGGCGCGGGAGCAGCCAGCGCGGGAAGCGGACGCCTGATGGCGACGACGCTGATCACCAGCCCCACGTTCGCCCGCCACTCGCGCGACCCGTGGGACGTACTCGTACGGGCGGGCGCCGGGCCGGAGCGCGCCCGCGAGGACGGCGCCCTCCCGTACGGCGAACTCCTCCGCCGCGTCGGCGGCGCGGACGCGCTGATCGTCGGCATGGAGCAGATCACCGCCGAAATCGTCGAGGCCGCACCGCGGTTGAGGGTCATCGCGAAGCACGGCGTCGGCGTCGACACGATCGACACGGCCGCCGCCCGCGCACGCGGCATCCCCGTCGTGTACGCGCCGGGGAGCAACTCGCGGGCGGTGGCCGAGTTCACGTTCGGCCTGATCCTGGACGCCGCGCGGCAGCTGACCGGCTCCCACACGGCGGTCGCGGAGGGCGGCTGGCCGAAGCCGTTCGGGCCCGAACTGCACGGCAGGACGCTGGGAGTCGTCGGCTTCGGCCGCATCGGCCGCCTGGTGACCGGGTACGGACTGGCCTTCGGCATGCGGCCGCTCGTACACGACCCGCACGTACCGGACCACGACATCACCGCCGCCGGCGCCGAACCGCTCACCCTGGACGGGCTGCTCACCCGCTCCGACGTGGTGACGCTGCACCTGCCGGCCGACCCGTACGGGCGCCCGCTGCTGGACCGCGCCCGGCTGGCGTCGATGCGCCCGTACGCAATGCTCGTCAACGCGGCCCGCGGCGGCCTCGTCGACGAGACGGCGCTGGCCGAACTCCTGCACGCGGGCCACCTGGGCGCCGCCGCCCTGGACGCCTTCTCCACCGAACCGCTGCCCGCCGCACACCCCCTGCGCACCGCTCCCCGCGCGCTCCTCACGTCGCACATCGCCGCCTGCACCCCGGAGGCGAACCGCGCGATGGGCCTCATGGTCGCCGAGGACGTCACCCGCGTCCTCGCCGGCCGCGAGCCGCTCCACCAGACCGGCTGAGGCCACTCCCCACGCCCCGCCGCACCACCGTCCCCCCCGCTCCCGCTTCCCCGTTCCGGCGACGGCGCCGGACGCAACCCAAGGACCCGCCATGTCCACAGCGACACCCGCCGCGGCACCCGCGCCCGCGCAGGCCGACCCGTACGCCCTGCACCCCGACGACGTACGGGAGGCCCCGGACACGCTGCCCGGGCGGCTGCGCCATCTCGGCCCCGGCTTCGTCCTCTCGGCCGCCGTCGTCGGCTCCGGCGAACTCATCGTCACCACCTCCCTCGGCGCCAAGGCGGGCTTCGCCCTGCTCTGGCTCGTGCTCGTCTCCACCGGCGTCAAGGTCTGGGTGCAGATGGAGCTCGCCCGCTGGACGGTGCTCAACGGGCGCCCCGCGCTGGAGGGCTACCGCGAGGTCGGCCCCCGCATCGGCCGCGCGAGCTGGATCAACTGGCTGTGGATCGGCATGGACTTCGCGAAGATGTTCCAGCGCGGCGGCATCATCGGCGGTACGGCGGCCGCCTGCTCGATCCTCTGGCCGATCACCGGCGACGCGCTCAGCGCCTCGTCGCTGAACCTGTGGGCAGTCGTGGTCACGCTCCTCGCCGTCGCGCTGCTCTACTCCGGCCGGTACGGCGTGATCGAGCGCGTCTGCATGCTGTCCGTCATCGTCTTCACCCTCGCCACGGTCGGCCTGGCCTTCGGCCTCCCGTTCACGGACTTCGGCTACGGTGCGGGCGAGTTGGGCGACGGGCTGGCGTTCACCGTGCCGGCCGGGACCATGGGGGTCGCGCTCGCGATGTTCGGCATCACGGGCATCGGGGCCGACGAGATGACCACGTACACGTACTGGTGCATCGAGAAGGGCTACGCCCGCTGGACCGGCCCCGACGACGGCACCGAGGCCCGCGCGCGGCGGGCCGAGGGCTGGCTGAAGGTGATGCGTCTCGACATCTTCGCTGGCTGGGTCGTCTGCACCCTGTGCACGCTGTCGTTCTACGTGATCGGCGCGGCCGTGCTGAACCCGCAGGGCCTGGTCCCCGAGGGCAACTCGATGATCACCACGCTGTCCCGCATCTACACCGACACGATGGGCCCGTGGGCCGAGTACGCGTTCCTCGTCGGCGCCATCGCCGTGCTGTTCTCCACGCTGATCGGCTCGACCGCGAGCGTGCCGCGGCTGTGGGCCAACACCCTCGGCATCCTCGGGGTGATCGACTGGCGGGACGTCACCGTCCGCCGCCGCACCATCCGCATCCTCACCTGCACGCTGCCCCTGCTGTGGGTGTGCTTCTTCCTGTTCGTGCAGTCCCCCGTGCTCATGGTGCAGATCGGCGGCGTGGGCGGCGGCGTCTTCCTCCTCGCGGTGGTCGTCGCGGTGTGGCGGCTGCGGAGTACGGGCATCCCGGAGCGGTTCCGCGCCAATCCGTGGCTGACGGCGGCGCTGGTGGGTCAGCAGCGCGGCGATCCTGTTCCTCGGCGTGTACGGGGTGCTGGAGACGCTGGAGCTGGTGCCCTCGGCGGACTGACCTGCTCCGACCCCGCCGCAGCGCG includes:
- a CDS encoding DUF1772 domain-containing protein gives rise to the protein MQDSLGVVTVVVVGLMVGVEFAVAVFVNPILDRLPDDATLAARSDGGRVLGRVMPVWYICSVVLGGAWTAMAWGGAGASPAAAGTALLLVSVAMSLALLVPINSRAITWTPDSAPADWKEQAHRWDRYHYVRVAVIVLAFALYAVALA
- a CDS encoding phosphoglycerate dehydrogenase, with amino-acid sequence MATTLITSPTFARHSRDPWDVLVRAGAGPERAREDGALPYGELLRRVGGADALIVGMEQITAEIVEAAPRLRVIAKHGVGVDTIDTAAARARGIPVVYAPGSNSRAVAEFTFGLILDAARQLTGSHTAVAEGGWPKPFGPELHGRTLGVVGFGRIGRLVTGYGLAFGMRPLVHDPHVPDHDITAAGAEPLTLDGLLTRSDVVTLHLPADPYGRPLLDRARLASMRPYAMLVNAARGGLVDETALAELLHAGHLGAAALDAFSTEPLPAAHPLRTAPRALLTSHIAACTPEANRAMGLMVAEDVTRVLAGREPLHQTG
- a CDS encoding Nramp family divalent metal transporter; the encoded protein is MSTATPAAAPAPAQADPYALHPDDVREAPDTLPGRLRHLGPGFVLSAAVVGSGELIVTTSLGAKAGFALLWLVLVSTGVKVWVQMELARWTVLNGRPALEGYREVGPRIGRASWINWLWIGMDFAKMFQRGGIIGGTAAACSILWPITGDALSASSLNLWAVVVTLLAVALLYSGRYGVIERVCMLSVIVFTLATVGLAFGLPFTDFGYGAGELGDGLAFTVPAGTMGVALAMFGITGIGADEMTTYTYWCIEKGYARWTGPDDGTEARARRAEGWLKVMRLDIFAGWVVCTLCTLSFYVIGAAVLNPQGLVPEGNSMITTLSRIYTDTMGPWAEYAFLVGAIAVLFSTLIGSTASVPRLWANTLGILGVIDWRDVTVRRRTIRILTCTLPLLWVCFFLFVQSPVLMVQIGGVGGGVFLLAVVVAVWRLRSTGIPERFRANPWLTAALVGQQRGDPVPRRVRGAGDAGAGALGGLTCSDPAAARRRSRNCGGGGGSWGATTAGRCR
- a CDS encoding HpcH/HpaI aldolase family protein → MTPAEFTAALRARQRLIGYWSLLDSPVAAERLAGVGYDYLAFDAQHGLFGYQGMLGNLLATDTKGSTAVGVVRVEANDLTYIGRALDAGATAVIVPLVDTARDAADAVAAVRYPPHGRRSYGPMRAQLRIGPDPADTHEQTAVLAMIETADGLANVEEICAAPGLDGIYVGPSDLRLAIGGGTSTDPAVAEAFEAALTRIRTAAADAGIAAGIHTPDGASAARRLAEGFTFASVACDVVHLQQAAAGHLRAAREQAAREQPAREADA